From the genome of bacterium, one region includes:
- a CDS encoding ISNCY family transposase produces the protein MERKTYLKERELRRFQVLSLYEKKAIRYQEAAVALGVTARQFWRLWRRYREGGADALAHRLRGRPSPRTLAATTRDRIVELRTNVYGDFNDVHFTEKLNEVEGIVVGRETVRKLLRADGIPPKHSRRSPGHRSRRPPWPAEGALVQADASPHPWLGEEYIALVVAVDDATKKILYAHFERRETTVAYLKMLRQLCRRYGRPLALYADKHSIFQTNREPTIEEQLRGLEPATQFSRALQELNIHYIAANSPQAKGRIERAFRTLQDRLRAELRLANVADLNAANSSLRRFVPAYNRRFARAPDDPQPAWRPLPSDLDLDAVCALKDHRVVKPDNTISFHGRTLQIPPNPYRASYAKASVEVRELLNGQIRIYYQNRLLVSFPKTKGPAPDFDRIPSLKLYRKLAATSNPL, from the coding sequence ATGGAGAGGAAGACGTATTTAAAGGAGCGAGAATTGCGCCGGTTTCAGGTACTAAGCCTTTACGAGAAGAAAGCGATTCGGTACCAAGAGGCGGCGGTGGCGCTGGGGGTAACGGCCAGGCAGTTTTGGCGGCTGTGGCGGCGTTACCGGGAAGGGGGCGCTGATGCATTGGCCCACCGGTTGCGGGGCCGTCCCTCCCCACGGACCCTCGCGGCCACAACCCGCGACCGCATCGTGGAACTCAGAACCAACGTCTACGGCGACTTCAACGACGTCCACTTCACCGAGAAGCTTAACGAGGTAGAGGGGATAGTCGTGGGTCGCGAAACGGTACGCAAGCTCCTACGGGCCGACGGCATCCCGCCGAAGCACTCTCGCCGAAGCCCTGGGCACCGCAGCCGTCGTCCACCCTGGCCCGCCGAAGGGGCGCTCGTCCAGGCCGACGCCAGCCCGCACCCCTGGCTCGGCGAGGAGTACATCGCCCTCGTCGTGGCCGTGGACGACGCCACCAAAAAGATCCTCTACGCCCATTTCGAAAGACGCGAGACCACCGTGGCTTATCTTAAAATGCTACGCCAACTCTGCCGCCGCTACGGCCGTCCCCTGGCGCTTTACGCCGATAAACACTCCATCTTCCAAACGAACCGCGAACCTACCATAGAAGAACAGCTCCGCGGCCTGGAACCCGCCACCCAGTTCTCCCGCGCCTTGCAAGAGCTCAACATACACTACATCGCCGCCAACTCCCCCCAGGCCAAAGGCCGCATCGAACGCGCCTTCCGCACCCTCCAAGACCGCCTCCGCGCCGAACTCCGCCTCGCCAACGTGGCCGACCTCAACGCGGCCAATAGCTCCCTCCGCCGCTTCGTCCCCGCTTACAACCGCCGCTTCGCCCGGGCCCCGGACGACCCTCAGCCCGCCTGGCGTCCCCTGCCTTCCGACCTAGACCTCGACGCCGTGTGTGCCCTTAAAGACCATCGCGTCGTCAAACCCGACAACACCATCTCCTTCCACGGCCGCACCCTCCAGATACCTCCCAACCCCTACCGCGCCTCCTATGCCAAGGCCTCCGTCGAAGTCCGCGAACTCCTCAATGGCCAGATCCGCATCTACTACCAAAATCGCCTCCTGGTCTCCTTCCCTAAAACTAAGGGCCCTGCCCCCGACTTCGACCGCATCCCTTCCCTCAAACTCTACCGGAAGTTGGCCGCCACCTCTAACCCCTTGTGA